The Rhodamnia argentea isolate NSW1041297 chromosome 10, ASM2092103v1, whole genome shotgun sequence sequence TTCTGTCTTGTGGACTGTTTGAATCGTCGCGTCAGCGGATGGTTAATTGACGGAGGAAGTGCGGCTGGTTTGGTTCGAGTCTGGAAGTAGTTTCATCTGTTTTATGGAATTGATTCTGGATTCAAATTTAGCTTCAATGGAAGGAGAGGACTGGCATTTGATCAGCGTACTCACTGGAACGGCACTTCATCAACTGATGGGGTGATTATTGTCTGGAGACTCTGGAGTGTGATAACCAATCGCATTGTGCAGATAATAATGAGACCCGGACCCCATTTTAAGGACCTGGAAACAATGGAGATTTGCCTCTGTAATCGGTTttgggaacttttttttttttttccgcagcACATGGCGTTACGTCAGGCTAAGATTAATGCTGGAGATTGGAGGGATTCGAGGGATGAAATATGGCAGTGGTCTGCAAAGTCATGCGGCAGTTTATTGTCGTGTGCAGAACTGTAATTCGCTCGCTTTAATGCCTACTTAATGTTTGCACCTCTTTATGAACAGTTCTGCTGAATCCGTTTGGTATTCTTGGCATTACTCTTACGTTAACTACACCTGGGAAATGCAATATAGCGGCTAGAGAGTTCAATCATTTTAGGGTACTAGTCACTATATGAAAACTCAGTTTTCCTCTGTCGTATATTAGATGAAAAACGCTATATGAGACAAGTAATTCTTATGCATCCATGCGGTTGTTTTTTAGagagatgagaatttttttttcctgtccaAATTTCAGGGAGTTCGGCATCTCAGTGACACGTCAGTGGGCATGTGGTCCACGCCTATGGTTAggcggaagaccaagatcgttTGCACAATAGGTCCTTCCACCAACACAAGGGAAATGATATGGAAGCTTGCTGAAGCTGGTATGAATGTTGCTAGGATGAACATGTCTCATGGAGACCATGCTTCTCATCAGAAAGTCATTGATCTGGTCAAGGAATACAATGCTCAGTCCAAAGATAATGTCATCGCCATAATGCTTGATACTAAGGCAGGTTTTTCTCGTTGTCCCCTCATAAGGCTGGGAAGCAGGTTCTCTATTGTGATTCTATGTTCCGTAGCTTTATCTTGCTATAATACAGTGTTTTTGTTGCTTTACTTCAGGGCCCCGAGGTTAGGAGTGGGGACCTGCCACAACCACTTATGTTAACTAGTGGACAAGAATTCACCTTCACCATCTGTAGAGGGGTTGGAACGGCGGACTGTGTCAGTGTTAATTATGATGATTTTGTTAATGATGTGGAAGTGGGTGACATGCTTCTTGTTGATGGTACGATCTAAGTGTTCTTTAGAAACCATCGTAGATCTAATTGCATTTGTATGCTCCTTGATGTTACAAATTCCAATGATTGGTCTTTTTCTTCAACACTGTTGTGCCGTGGTTCATGCTTTGTCAACattcattaattaaaaagaCACCGGGTTCACGTTTCATTCATGCATGCCGCTCTTacagccaaaaaggaaaaaagtatcAAGCATGCACTATAAATATTTATGCACTTCTCTTACATTGTATCAATGTTAGGTGGTATGATGTCATTAAGGGTGAAGTCAAAGACGGAAGATTCAGTAAAATGTGAAGTTATTGATGGAGGAGAGCTGAAGTCCAGGAGACATCTAAATGTCCGAGGAAAAAGCGCTACATTGCCTTCCATCACTGGTTGGATGTCAAATGATAATATACTTTTCTAATCGTGTTTCATGTGACTACTTGCTATAGAAATACATTGCCAATTAGATGCATTATATAACTGCATTTGTTGTTCACATACAGATAAGGACTGGGATGATATCAAGTTCGGCGTGGAGAATAAAGTTGACTTTTATGCTGTTTCCTTTGTTAAAGATGCACAAGTTGTTCATGACTTGAAAAACTATCTGAAAAGTTAGTACTTGCTTAAATACTTTTCTTGTCTCCAATGAGAACTAATAACATATAGCTCTGCTCCATATTACTTCTTACCTATTACCTTTAAACTTTGCAGGCTGTGATGCTGATATTCATGTTATTGTGAAAATCGAAAGTGCTGACTCCATACCGAATTTGCATTCAATAATCACAGCAGCTGATGGGGTGATGATCCGAACTTTTTGAGATCACATAAGTCTCTCTCTCGATTAgcttcttttttaaattatgatGATCGGGTTCCCTTTTGCAAATCCTTCTTTTTATATGATATATTACTTCATTTTTAGCTGCGACTACCCAGTACCAGGAAAGGCAAAGTTAAACAAGAAAACTTGTGTTCTATCACCTGGATCAGTAATATGCACTGTGTCACTGGCATTGAACAATATATCTGCCTTGAGACACCCATTCCCATAGTCATTTTCCCTAACATGCATGAATGGGTTGTATGCATATTTTAACTCTTATTGCTGAAGCGGCACCTTGTTCTCTTTCTGATCATAAGGAATCGACTGAGCTCTATGTAGCTTTTATCTTAGTAGTTTGCCAATATCGGTTTCAGGCCATGGTTGCAAGAGGAGATCTTGGGGCGGAGCTCCCCATTGAAGAAGTTCCACTTTTGCAAGTACTTCTCTTTTCAAATTGTATAAGAGAAGATTATTTCTTGTTAACTTTTTCAGTAAGTTGTTACAGCAATCCATATATCTaattgtactcattccaatgCAGGAAGAAATAATCCGGATGTGCCGTAGCATGGGTAAGGCTGTTATTGTGGCCACAAACATGCTGGAAAGCATGATTGTTCATCCAATGCCAACTAGGGCAGAAGTGTCAGACATTGCTATCGCTGTTCGAGAGGGTGCCGATGCAGTCATGCTTTCTGGCGAGACTGCTCATGGAAAGTAAGCAGTACTTCATTTTGTATTTACTGTGGGTTCAAAGATTGGTTGTTGGTTGCTATAAGTATTCTTTCTGCCGGAGAGGAAACAACTGGTATGATTGGCTGTTTGGAAAATTGGGAGTGATTTCCTATGGAGTTTGATTTGCATTAGTACATGAATTCAGTTTAAAGCTTGGAAGGCTCAAGGCTGAGTTTGGTATTTTGTGGTTCTTTCTAAATATTGACACGGTGAATGTAAATATCTTGAGAATAATGTAATAGGCAAATCATACATCCTGACAACATCATCTCACCCTCTTGTAGATTCCCATTGAAAGCTGTGAAAGTCATGCACACAGTCTCATTAAGGACTGAAGCAACCATTGCTGCTGGTGAAATGCCATctaaccttggccaagcctttAAGGTCTCTTTATGTGTCATCCTTATAGTCTACAGCTTTTTATTGAGCTTACCCTCCAATTATTCATTTGTGTTTGATGTTCAAACCTAAACAATGACCATGGCATTCTTTTTTCGTGTAGAACCATATGAGCGAGATGTTTGCCTATCATGCTACCATGATGTCAAACACTCTAGGAATCTCAACTGTTGTCTTCACCAGAACTGGTTTCATGGCCATTTTGCTAAGCCATTATCGCCCTTCTGGAACTATATTTGCCTTCACAAATGAGTAAGTAAAGGAATGCCATGTGATGCAATCAAAATGATGTCCTGTACCTGGTATGATCCATCTCTACTGAGTGGAGTGGATCAATATCCACAGagactcatttatttttatttaactaaatcatgtGCAATGAGATTTGCCAACTTCACGTGTTGGTAAGAAATTTGCATCATTTATGCCAATGCAGGAAGAGAATACACCAGAGACTGGCTTTATACCAAGGAGTGTGCCCGATCTACATGGAGTTCTCTGATGATGCTGAACAAACCTTTGCTAATGCATTGGCAGTGCTGCAGGTAAACTTACTGGGGCATTTATTCTTAGTAATTGGCTCCATGAACAGTGCATCTATTTGCTTAATAACCAAGCTGAACCTAGGCTGACGTGCTTGAATGCACACACGTGTGTTTTGCTCTTGTAACGCATGATGGCTGGCTTCAATTTGGGCTGCCAGATGCTTCAAAGTTCCAGTGATATTTGCACTAAAAGTCTTTCTGTGAGCATTTGTTGGGAAACTCTGTAGTTGCAGCCATACATACTGACTCTTCCTCTTCGATCATTCCTAATTCCAAGTGGCTCTCAGGACttatgattctcatttttttgtggatACCCCTTTTTGTTTCCTTATCCTTATGATTTCTGGCTTTCATTCTCAGAAGCAAGGCATGgtcaaagaaggagaagaggtcGCACTCGTACAGAGTGGGAGAAAGCCTATTTGGCGTTTCCAGTCCACACACAATATTCAGGTGCGCAAAGTGTAGCTGTGAGAAGGAAACTGAAGAAGCTGAACTTCCAGAATCTGGCGAGACTTAAAACAGGTTGTGAAAAGTTAAGATCCATATCAATCCAGCCTTTTTGGACCGCCCTCATTTTcaaagttttgttttgtttgaagTATATGTTCCCAGTTCGACTCAAATTACTCTTTGCAAAGGTTTCATACTTATAAGACCTTGTTAAAGATTAGGCACTCCAGGGAATCGCATCCTGAGGGGTTAGAAAACCCCATCTTTATCTTGGTTGAGGATGTAGCTGGAGATTGCAGCGTGGTCATGCTCATCTCCTCTTTAGTTTATCTTTTCCTCTCGTTATCTTCTTGCACTCCTATCTAAGACCACAATAGCACATAGAAGCTCATGCGGGTTTATATATTTCACAAGTCCCTGTAGAAGGGATGATGCTATGGGATGATCATCCCAAAATCAGCACATCTACTTCATGTTCACCGGTTGATTCCTTTGCCAAGAACGAGTGATGTGATCGAGCAGCTCAACTTAGTCTTGCCACAAGGGTGTCGACTTATAACCGTTGGCGAGGTATTTACCATGTGGTCCATGTTAGCTGTGTCAGTCTATGTAAGAGAACTACATTCTATTGGGGCAGATTGTA is a genomic window containing:
- the LOC115753873 gene encoding plastidial pyruvate kinase 2; this translates as MANVVATRSIQSLLLCPGNGSLEDRVGKLRPSRFGSKVLARSDRRSPKTVSRSARITARRTTHAEPKVVPVSPEDVLQGVRHLSDTSVGMWSTPMVRRKTKIVCTIGPSTNTREMIWKLAEAGMNVARMNMSHGDHASHQKVIDLVKEYNAQSKDNVIAIMLDTKGPEVRSGDLPQPLMLTSGQEFTFTICRGVGTADCVSVNYDDFVNDVEVGDMLLVDGGMMSLRVKSKTEDSVKCEVIDGGELKSRRHLNVRGKSATLPSITDKDWDDIKFGVENKVDFYAVSFVKDAQVVHDLKNYLKSCDADIHVIVKIESADSIPNLHSIITAADGAMVARGDLGAELPIEEVPLLQEEIIRMCRSMGKAVIVATNMLESMIVHPMPTRAEVSDIAIAVREGADAVMLSGETAHGKFPLKAVKVMHTVSLRTEATIAAGEMPSNLGQAFKNHMSEMFAYHATMMSNTLGISTVVFTRTGFMAILLSHYRPSGTIFAFTNEKRIHQRLALYQGVCPIYMEFSDDAEQTFANALAVLQKQGMVKEGEEVALVQSGRKPIWRFQSTHNIQVRKV